The Nitrospinaceae bacterium genome has a segment encoding these proteins:
- a CDS encoding methyltransferase domain-containing protein, with protein MPPTKTLRALGLRRGMAFMDAGCGPGFFTLPACRIVGASGQVLASDISPAMVRELRFRSKQSGIKNLLVKKSNDPNIPFPDKSADMVMLGFVLHESAEVEVFLSGVERALRPGGRLVVSEWHPRETEYGPPLWARLDIGETKRLLRGSGMSIVASWSFDDDTYFVMAHRKSRAKGVGLLFQPPEKVTRRQGAKIR; from the coding sequence ATGCCCCCCACTAAAACACTGCGCGCCCTCGGGCTTCGGCGGGGAATGGCTTTCATGGATGCCGGTTGCGGCCCTGGATTTTTTACTCTTCCGGCGTGCCGGATTGTTGGTGCGAGCGGCCAGGTATTGGCCAGCGATATTTCGCCGGCTATGGTCCGCGAGCTTCGTTTCAGATCGAAACAGAGCGGCATAAAAAATTTATTGGTAAAAAAATCGAACGATCCGAACATTCCATTTCCGGACAAAAGTGCGGACATGGTAATGTTGGGATTTGTGTTGCACGAGTCGGCAGAGGTTGAGGTGTTTCTGTCTGGGGTGGAGCGAGCGCTCCGGCCTGGCGGCAGACTTGTGGTGTCCGAGTGGCATCCGAGAGAGACCGAATATGGCCCGCCTCTTTGGGCCCGTCTGGATATTGGTGAGACCAAGCGCCTGTTGCGCGGCTCCGGAATGTCGATTGTCGCGTCGTGGAGTTTTGATGATGACACATATTTCGTGATGGCTCACCGCAAATCAAGGGCAAAGGGAGTGGGGTTGTTGTTCCAGCCCCCTGAAAAAGTAACGAGACGCCAAGGAGCGAAGATTAGATGA
- the yidC gene encoding membrane protein insertase YidC, whose protein sequence is MEKNAILAAVLSLAVLVGWEFFYVRPQQEEALKKKQELAQREAAKAPAPVVQGSPLAPPPKTLSTQALAPAPSLAPAPAAKPAVAAKEKRVRVDVGSAIYEFTNIGAGMTSATLTKYLTDDRKKPIELIVGSSKLVRPLFFVGDEAAGRLNAAPYQVEGGDIQLTPSKPEGKLRFVYRDTTGLAATKTFTFYYDSYVIGASIETGRPGTPKPMGIMWGPRLGGAGGNTYGGVVEGPMSFVDEDLIYDAPEKGKPAAHPAGTKWVSLQSKYFIAALVPRGGEGGSEVRLLGGEGEKQEYAAAALLPKKSRSQATFDIYVGPKETGLLSKLNVSLEESLDYGMFAIIAKPLMYALRLFHGLTGNWGVAIILLTILIKLVFFPLTQISMSNMRNMQKLQPKMTQLKEIYKDDKTKLNQEVMALYKEHKVNPMMGCLPMVIQIPVFFGLYNSLLVSIELRQAPFFWWITDLSQQDPFHVFTILMGASMFLQQKMTPSTADPAQAKMMMLMPVVFTGMFVYYPVPVGLVIYWFMNNALSILQQYYVNRSVKPPKLAEEN, encoded by the coding sequence ATGGAAAAAAACGCAATACTTGCTGCCGTGCTCTCTTTAGCTGTTCTGGTGGGGTGGGAATTTTTTTACGTACGACCACAACAAGAAGAAGCGCTTAAGAAAAAACAAGAGCTAGCCCAAAGGGAAGCTGCAAAAGCGCCTGCCCCTGTTGTGCAAGGCTCGCCGCTTGCCCCGCCGCCGAAAACACTTAGCACGCAAGCTCTCGCGCCAGCACCTAGCCTCGCACCTGCCCCGGCCGCTAAACCCGCCGTTGCCGCAAAAGAAAAGAGGGTGCGCGTGGATGTCGGCTCGGCTATTTATGAATTTACCAACATCGGTGCCGGGATGACATCGGCGACCCTCACTAAATACCTGACTGACGACAGGAAAAAACCGATTGAGTTGATTGTGGGTTCGAGCAAATTGGTTCGGCCGTTATTTTTTGTCGGAGACGAGGCGGCCGGCAGACTTAACGCTGCCCCCTATCAAGTAGAGGGCGGCGACATTCAACTCACGCCCTCGAAGCCTGAGGGTAAGTTGCGTTTCGTTTATCGCGACACCACCGGTCTTGCCGCCACAAAAACTTTCACATTTTACTACGATAGCTATGTCATAGGCGCATCTATTGAGACGGGCCGCCCTGGCACCCCCAAGCCGATGGGCATCATGTGGGGTCCGCGTTTAGGTGGAGCAGGGGGCAATACTTACGGCGGTGTTGTTGAGGGGCCGATGAGTTTTGTGGACGAGGATTTAATTTACGACGCCCCCGAAAAAGGAAAACCCGCGGCTCATCCTGCGGGGACCAAGTGGGTGTCGCTTCAGTCGAAGTATTTTATTGCCGCGCTGGTGCCGCGTGGTGGCGAGGGAGGCTCGGAAGTCAGGCTTCTTGGCGGCGAAGGCGAAAAACAAGAATATGCCGCCGCCGCCCTGCTCCCCAAGAAGAGCAGGTCTCAGGCGACGTTTGATATCTATGTGGGACCCAAGGAAACGGGGCTTCTCTCGAAGTTGAACGTTAGCCTTGAGGAGTCTCTCGATTACGGCATGTTCGCCATCATCGCCAAGCCCCTCATGTATGCCCTTCGGCTGTTCCATGGCCTTACGGGCAACTGGGGCGTGGCGATTATTCTTCTGACTATCCTCATTAAGCTTGTTTTTTTCCCGCTGACCCAGATCAGCATGAGCAACATGCGCAACATGCAAAAACTTCAGCCTAAAATGACCCAGCTCAAGGAAATCTACAAAGACGACAAAACCAAACTAAACCAAGAAGTCATGGCCCTCTACAAGGAACACAAGGTTAATCCGATGATGGGCTGTCTTCCGATGGTTATTCAGATCCCGGTTTTCTTTGGTCTTTATAATTCATTGTTGGTTTCGATCGAATTGCGCCAGGCGCCGTTCTTTTGGTGGATAACAGACCTTTCTCAGCAGGACCCGTTCCATGTGTTTACAATTCTCATGGGCGCATCCATGTTCCTTCAGCAAAAAATGACACCATCCACGGCGGATCCGGCCCAGGCCAAAATGATGATGTTGATGCCGGTTGTTTTCACTGGAATGTTTGTTTATTACCCGGTTCCTGTGGGGCTGGTTATCTATTGGTTTATGAACAACGCCCTTTCAATACTTCAGCAATATTATGTCAACAGGTCTGTTAAGCCCCCAAAATTGGCCGAAGAAAATTAA